Proteins from a single region of Stigmatella erecta:
- the thrC gene encoding threonine synthase encodes MSASGPAFRAEYACSEACGFRTSLWEVIYRCPRCGSLLEVAHDLEALRAVPAAEWKRRFEARFGQARLPHASGVWGKHEWVCPELPAEDIVSLGEGRVPLKPLPRMAKALGLGSLELKECGVSPTGSFKDWGMTVLVSAVKHLRARGVPLRAVACASTGDTSAALAAYCAAAGIPSVVFLPRDKVSLAQLVQPIANGARVLSLDTDFDGCMKLVQQVTEDRGLYLANSMNSLRIEGQKVVAFELAQDLGWEVPDWVVIPGGNLGNASALGKGFQMLHAMGLISRLPRLAVAQAQRANPLVRSFRGGFSELEPMKAERTLASAIQIGNPVSFKRAVRMLRAFDGVVEEATESELANAAARADREGTFTCPHTGVALAAVEKLVAQKVIAPGASVAVVATAHGLKFADFKVGYHRGTLADVESLRANPPLELPAELGAVREALASLGEGGP; translated from the coding sequence ATGAGCGCCTCGGGTCCGGCTTTCCGCGCGGAGTACGCCTGCAGCGAGGCGTGTGGCTTCCGCACCTCGCTGTGGGAGGTCATCTACCGCTGCCCGCGCTGCGGCTCGCTGCTGGAAGTGGCCCATGATCTGGAGGCGCTGCGCGCGGTGCCCGCGGCCGAGTGGAAGCGCCGCTTCGAGGCCCGCTTTGGGCAGGCGCGCCTGCCGCACGCCTCGGGCGTCTGGGGCAAGCACGAGTGGGTGTGCCCGGAGCTGCCGGCCGAAGACATCGTCTCCCTGGGCGAGGGGCGCGTGCCGCTCAAGCCCCTGCCGCGCATGGCGAAGGCGCTGGGGCTGGGCAGCCTCGAGTTGAAAGAGTGCGGCGTGTCCCCGACGGGGAGCTTCAAGGACTGGGGGATGACGGTGCTCGTCTCCGCCGTGAAGCACCTGCGGGCGCGCGGCGTGCCCCTGCGGGCGGTGGCGTGCGCCTCCACGGGGGACACCTCCGCGGCGCTCGCGGCCTACTGCGCCGCGGCGGGCATCCCCTCGGTGGTCTTCCTGCCCCGGGACAAGGTGTCGCTGGCGCAGCTCGTCCAGCCCATCGCCAACGGGGCGCGCGTGCTGTCCCTGGACACGGACTTCGACGGCTGCATGAAGCTGGTGCAGCAGGTGACGGAGGACCGGGGGCTGTACCTGGCCAACTCGATGAACTCGCTGCGCATCGAGGGGCAGAAGGTGGTGGCCTTCGAGCTGGCGCAGGATCTGGGCTGGGAGGTGCCGGACTGGGTGGTCATCCCCGGCGGCAACCTGGGCAACGCGAGCGCCCTGGGCAAGGGCTTCCAGATGCTGCACGCGATGGGGCTCATCTCCCGGCTGCCGCGGCTGGCGGTGGCGCAGGCCCAGCGGGCCAACCCCCTGGTGCGCTCCTTCCGGGGCGGCTTCAGCGAGCTGGAGCCCATGAAGGCCGAGCGCACCCTGGCCTCGGCCATCCAGATTGGCAATCCGGTCTCCTTCAAGCGCGCGGTGCGGATGCTCCGGGCGTTCGACGGCGTGGTGGAGGAGGCCACCGAGTCGGAGCTGGCCAACGCCGCGGCGCGGGCGGACCGGGAGGGCACCTTCACCTGTCCGCACACGGGCGTGGCCCTGGCGGCGGTGGAGAAGCTGGTGGCTCAAAAGGTCATCGCCCCGGGGGCGAGCGTGGCGGTGGTGGCCACGGCGCACGGGCTCAAGTTCGCGGACTTCAAGGTGGGCTACCACCGGGGCACCCTGGCGGACGTGGAGAGCCTGCGGGCCAACCCGCCCCTGGAGCTGCCCGCGGAGCTGGGCGCGGTGCGCGAGGCCCTGGCGTCCCTGGGGGAGGGCGGCCCCTGA
- a CDS encoding protein-L-isoaspartate(D-aspartate) O-methyltransferase, producing the protein MGDRILAEALAKKGIQDSRVLEAIARLDRAAFVPEPLRYAATEDSPLAIGHGQTISQPYIVALMSQALGLRGSERVLEIGTGSGYQTAVLAQLCREVYSLEIVSALARSASSLLSELGFSNVFLREGDGGQGWPEAAPFDVILATAAPESVPPRLLAQLQPGGVMVIPVGPQGGAQELLRITRLPEGQVPRVERLLPVRFVPMTGEVQSLG; encoded by the coding sequence ATGGGCGACCGCATCCTGGCGGAGGCATTGGCCAAGAAGGGCATTCAGGATTCCCGCGTGCTGGAGGCCATCGCGCGCTTGGACCGGGCCGCCTTCGTCCCGGAGCCCCTCCGGTATGCCGCCACGGAGGATTCCCCCCTGGCCATCGGCCACGGGCAGACCATCAGCCAGCCATACATCGTGGCGCTGATGTCCCAGGCGCTCGGCCTGCGGGGCAGCGAGCGGGTGCTGGAGATCGGCACGGGCTCGGGCTACCAGACGGCGGTCCTCGCGCAGCTGTGCCGGGAGGTCTACTCGCTGGAGATCGTCTCCGCGCTTGCCCGCTCCGCGAGCAGCCTGTTGAGCGAGCTGGGCTTCTCGAACGTGTTCCTGCGCGAAGGGGACGGGGGCCAGGGGTGGCCCGAGGCGGCGCCCTTCGACGTCATCCTCGCCACGGCCGCCCCGGAGTCCGTGCCCCCCCGGCTTCTGGCCCAGCTTCAACCGGGTGGTGTCATGGTCATCCCCGTGGGGCCTCAAGGGGGGGCGCAGGAGCTGCTGCGGATCACCCGCTTGCCGGAAGGCCAGGTGCCCCGGGTCGAGCGCCTGTTGCCCGTGCGCTTCGTGCCGATGACGGGCGAGGTCCAATCCCTGGGCTAG
- the recG gene encoding ATP-dependent DNA helicase RecG has translation MSHPLVSLVGPLRYACQRDFAQLSTVRDLRGLLERALAGASGVDAQALTVLRAALPHVDAPLVERRKAALRRIVSALQLSGLELPPELARVAAQEPPAPEPLPAARAEPVRESVPPWKAAEPVPGGPASGRLAFPSASKPAAPKPPAAVKPPVAVKPPAAAVPKTPPAEPKAAAPKKAAGGKKRKRAAGAEESRAEAKLLSIAPRSGPLSTPLKTLGKRLGPRLLNALDKKGLRRMGDILFLLPRCYEDRRKLLTIAELEPGARGVTVGVVKTADYVAGRNGKRYFKAVVADRSGSIAATYFHAGPWLKGRFTVGKRLVLSGEVRASMSGREMAHPEIEPAEDLESSSVHFNRIVPIYPGFERGDQRSFRDVAARVSENYAQQLEEPLPETLRKRLGLVTLPEALRSIHFPPDTADLAALDAHLSPAHRRLAFDELFFLQLGMGLKRQNVKTERGIAFTVSGERMGRARGALPFQLTGAQSRVVDELAEDMARAEPMNRLVQGDVGSGKTAVAVVASLIALQDGYQVAVMAPTEILAEQHERSFRKLLEPLGFRVGLVSAAGTAKHKREVREAVARGEIHLAVGTHALIQGGVAFERLGLAVIDEQHRFGVLQRHTLMSKGPTPDVLVMTATPIPRTLAMTLYGDLDVSIIDELPPGRTPVSTRIFNAQQRARVYEAVGAEIAKGHQAYIVYPLVEESEKLDLEDATQGAEKLQQVFPHARVGLLHGRMKPEEKDAVMEAFRERQIHILVCTTVVEVGVDVPNASVMVIEAAERFGLSQLHQLRGRVGRGAAISFCYLVASLARSWESTERLSVMEHSSDGFVIAEKDLEIRGPGEFLGTRQSGLPELAVANLVRDGDLLSQAQIEARKILERDAHLQAPEHQGLVKALEERWEGRLALARVG, from the coding sequence GTGAGCCATCCACTCGTCAGCCTCGTAGGGCCTCTGCGGTACGCCTGTCAGCGGGACTTCGCCCAGCTGTCCACGGTGAGGGATTTGCGCGGCCTGCTGGAGCGGGCCCTCGCGGGCGCCTCGGGGGTGGATGCCCAGGCGCTGACGGTGCTGCGCGCCGCGCTGCCCCACGTGGATGCGCCGCTGGTGGAGCGCCGCAAGGCCGCGCTGCGGCGCATCGTGTCCGCGCTCCAGCTCAGTGGCCTGGAGCTTCCCCCCGAGCTGGCCCGCGTGGCCGCACAGGAGCCCCCGGCGCCGGAGCCCCTGCCGGCCGCTCGGGCCGAGCCCGTGCGCGAGAGCGTTCCCCCGTGGAAGGCCGCGGAGCCGGTTCCTGGGGGCCCCGCTTCCGGGCGGCTGGCCTTTCCGTCCGCCTCGAAGCCCGCGGCGCCCAAGCCTCCGGCCGCGGTGAAGCCTCCGGTTGCGGTGAAGCCTCCGGCCGCGGCCGTGCCGAAGACGCCCCCGGCGGAGCCGAAGGCCGCCGCTCCGAAGAAGGCCGCTGGTGGCAAGAAGCGCAAGCGCGCCGCGGGGGCCGAGGAGTCCCGCGCCGAGGCGAAGCTGCTGTCCATCGCGCCGCGCTCGGGGCCGCTGTCCACGCCGCTCAAGACGCTGGGCAAGCGGCTCGGTCCGCGCCTGCTGAATGCCCTCGACAAGAAGGGGCTGCGGCGCATGGGCGACATCCTCTTCCTGCTGCCGCGCTGCTACGAGGACCGGCGCAAGCTGCTGACCATCGCCGAGCTGGAGCCGGGCGCGCGCGGCGTCACCGTGGGCGTCGTGAAGACGGCGGACTACGTGGCCGGCCGCAACGGCAAGCGCTACTTCAAGGCCGTGGTCGCCGACCGGTCGGGCAGCATCGCCGCCACGTACTTCCACGCCGGGCCGTGGCTCAAGGGCCGCTTCACCGTGGGCAAGCGGCTCGTGCTCTCCGGTGAAGTCCGCGCCTCCATGTCCGGCCGGGAGATGGCGCACCCGGAGATCGAACCCGCGGAGGATCTGGAGTCCTCCTCGGTCCACTTCAACCGCATCGTCCCCATCTACCCCGGCTTCGAGCGGGGCGATCAGCGCTCCTTCCGCGATGTGGCCGCCCGGGTGAGCGAGAACTACGCGCAGCAGCTCGAGGAGCCGCTGCCCGAGACGCTGCGCAAGCGGCTCGGCCTGGTGACGCTGCCCGAGGCGCTGCGCAGCATCCACTTTCCCCCGGACACCGCGGACCTGGCGGCGCTGGATGCGCACCTGAGCCCCGCGCACCGGCGGCTCGCCTTCGATGAGCTGTTCTTCCTGCAGCTCGGCATGGGGCTCAAGCGCCAGAACGTGAAGACGGAGCGGGGCATCGCCTTCACCGTCTCCGGGGAGCGGATGGGCCGGGCCCGGGGGGCGTTGCCCTTTCAGCTCACCGGCGCGCAGTCGCGCGTCGTGGACGAGCTGGCCGAGGACATGGCCCGCGCCGAGCCCATGAACCGGCTCGTCCAGGGAGATGTCGGCTCGGGCAAGACGGCCGTGGCGGTGGTGGCCTCGCTGATTGCGTTGCAGGACGGCTACCAGGTGGCCGTCATGGCCCCCACGGAGATCCTCGCCGAGCAGCACGAGCGCAGCTTCCGAAAGCTCCTGGAGCCGCTGGGCTTCCGCGTGGGGCTGGTCAGCGCCGCCGGGACGGCGAAGCACAAGCGCGAGGTGCGCGAGGCCGTGGCCCGGGGCGAGATTCACCTCGCGGTGGGCACCCATGCCCTCATCCAGGGCGGGGTGGCCTTCGAGCGGCTGGGGCTCGCCGTCATCGACGAGCAGCACCGCTTCGGGGTGCTCCAGCGCCACACGCTGATGAGCAAGGGCCCCACGCCGGATGTGCTGGTGATGACCGCCACGCCCATTCCCCGCACCCTGGCGATGACGCTCTATGGGGACCTGGACGTCTCCATCATCGACGAGCTGCCCCCGGGGCGCACCCCCGTGTCCACCCGCATCTTCAACGCCCAGCAGCGCGCCCGCGTGTACGAGGCCGTGGGCGCGGAGATCGCCAAGGGGCACCAGGCGTACATCGTCTATCCGCTGGTGGAGGAGTCCGAGAAGCTCGACCTGGAGGACGCCACGCAGGGCGCGGAGAAGCTCCAGCAGGTGTTTCCGCACGCCCGCGTGGGGCTGCTCCACGGGCGGATGAAGCCCGAGGAGAAGGACGCGGTGATGGAGGCATTCCGCGAGCGGCAGATCCACATCCTCGTGTGCACCACCGTGGTGGAAGTGGGCGTGGATGTGCCCAACGCCTCCGTCATGGTCATCGAGGCCGCCGAGCGCTTCGGGCTCTCGCAGCTGCACCAGCTCCGGGGCCGGGTAGGACGCGGCGCCGCCATCAGCTTCTGCTACCTGGTGGCCAGCCTCGCGCGCTCCTGGGAGTCCACCGAGCGCCTCTCCGTGATGGAGCACAGCAGCGACGGCTTCGTCATCGCCGAGAAGGACCTGGAGATTCGCGGCCCCGGGGAGTTTCTCGGCACGCGCCAGAGCGGCCTGCCGGAGCTGGCCGTGGCCAACCTCGTCCGCGATGGAGACCTGCTCTCCCAGGCCCAGATCGAGGCCCGGAAGATTCTCGAACGCGACGCCCACCTCCAGGCGCCCGAGCACCAGGGGCTCGTGAAGGCCCTGGAGGAACGCTGGGAAGGCCGCCTGGCCCTGGCCCGGGTAGGATAG